The Gemmatimonadota bacterium sequence CGTGTAAATGAGGGTTTATGTGTTTTCCGGTTGCCAGTTCTCCAAGGAAATCGGCTGCACCTTCGAATATGGAGTGACCCAGTAGGGTGTTTTCTCCAAAATCATAAGCCTGTTGTGTGTGTATAAGTTCGTGAATAACGATATACGGAATGTCTTCTACAGGCCTGAGGACTTCAAGATACCATTCATTCAGTTCGTCCACGGGCAGATCGTCCGTTCGGCAGGAGATCTCGGTCCCAATCAAAAGGCCGTTGCTCGAAGTCGTTCCTCCAGACGTCATTTTACCGATCAGAAAGTACACATCAGGGAATACCGCCTTGTCGTACAGTTGCTTCCAGTTGTGCATATAACCACGGATCTGATCGGTTAATTCCAACACACGGTTGGAGCTCTCTCTTATTGAAGCGTAATACCTCGGCCGGGCTTCGATTACCTCGACCAGCCCCTCCGCGCTTTCGATTCTGGCGTCGATGAAATCCTTAAGACCGATACTGCCTTTTTCCAAGTATTCCGATTCGAAGATGCTTACTTTCTCTTCCGTAGTCTTGCCTTCCGACAGGTCGTAAGCCAGCCAGAAATGATCGATATCGGAAGTAACCAACCGGACTTCGTCGGGATCGCCATTCATCGAGGAGAACCTCCCTGATTGCTGAGCATAGGCCGATTCTAAACTATACCAGCAAAAACAAAAACACAGGACCATACACGTCTTGAATCTCGTTAGGTTCAGTACATAACTGATCATGTGTCTAATTCTCCTTGGTAAAGAACTCTGAATCGATCTTAGTTCATGGTTTACAGGTGTCGATTAACCAGCGTGGTACATAACCCTTTGATAGCTAAGACGCTTCAGAGATCCAATTGATCAAATTCAAATCGTTTGATTCTGGGAATCCGCCTATGGAAGGCCCTACAGAATTGTAAATGTGACCTTTTTCATTGTGCGTTTAGTCTTCGATCTCGTGGTATTGATCGCTTGCTGTCCTCAACCACCGAATCATTGACACCCGCCCCGTATCCCCTATATTCAATATTTAGATGTAATACATATATAGTCGAAGCACGGTTTGAATCTGGCATCTTTCAAATTTCAACCTGTACGGGAGTATTCTATGGCGTTCCTGGAAGCCGGGGTCGCGGCCCCGGAAGTCGCGCTGGAAGACGCGGACGGCAATTCGACGTCGCTGGCCGACCAGGCGAACGGCGGCTGGCTGCTGGCGGTCTTCTACAAGGTAGGTTGCGGGACCTGCAAGTTCAGCGCCCCCTATTTCGACAAGATCCACCAGGCCTACGGCGGCAACGGGGGATTCCGGGTGCTGGGCGTCTCGCAGGACACGCCGGAGGAAACGAAAGCGTTCATGGACGAGCATGGCGCGTCCTTTCAGAACGTTTACGACACGACCCACTGGGCCTCGTCTGATTTCGGACTGACGAACGTGCCGACCTGGTTTCTCATGGATGAGGGCGGCGGCATACTCGACAGCAACACGGGCTTCTGCCGGACCGACCTGAACGACCTGTCGAAGACCATCGCCGGCCACCTCGACGAAGAGGCCGTGGTCATTTCGCCGGGGGACGACGGCGCACCTGAAATGAAGCCTGGATGAGGCTCGAAACAACCGGTCGGGCCTCGACCGTAACCCGGAATAAGAAGAGCAAGTAGGGTACCTGACATCCATGGCGGCCGCTTCGGCGCGGAACGATGGTTCACGGCGCCGGAGGGTCGCTTTTTGTTCCTGTAGCGCGCGGGTCGCGCGCAGATAGCGCCTTTGAATCGGCTGATCGGACTCCATGCCGGCCGAGCCTGCGCGGAATCCCACGCATCGGCGCCGACCACCACTAGCGGACTCATGAGCGAAACGACCACATCCCACGTGCCCAAGCCCCCGTGGCTCAAGGTGCGCCTGAAACAGGGGCCAAATTTCCAGGAATTGAAGCGCCTGGTGGGGGACAACCGGCTCCACACGATCTGCGAGAGCGCCCAGTGCCCCAACATCTGGGAATGCTGGGAGCAGCGCACCGCCACCTTCATGATCCTGGGCGACATCTGCACGCGCAGCTGCGGTTTCTGCGCGGTGAAGACGGGCCGGCCGGACAAGGGGCTGGACTGGGACGAGCCCGAGCGTGTGGCCGGGGCCGTGGAGAAACTGGGCCTGCGGTTCGCCGTGATCACGTCGGTGAACCGGGACGAGCGGACAGACGGTGGCGCGCCCATCTTCGCGGAGACGATCCGGGCCATCCGCCGCCGGTGCCCGGGCGTGGGCGTGGAGGTGCTCATCCCGGATTTCAAGGGATCGGATTCGGCGCTTCAAACCGTGCTAGATGCCCGTCCCGATCTGCTGAACCACAACCTGGAGACGGTGCCGGACCTGTACCGGACCGTGCGGCCCCAGGCGCGGTACGACCAGTCGCTGGAGCTGCTCGAGCGCGCGAAGGCCCGGGGCGCCAAGACCAAGACGGGCATCATGGTGGGGCTCGGCGAGACTGACGAAGCCGTCCATGCCCTGATGCGCGACGTGGCCGCGGTGAACTGCGACATCCTCACGGTGGGGCAGTACCTTCAGCCTACGAAGAAGCATCTCCCGGTGCGTAAGCATTACCATCCGGACGAATTCGCCCGGTTCAAGCAGGCGGGCGAGGCGTACGGCATACCGCACGTGGAGTCCGGCCCGCTGGTCCGCAGTTCCTATCACGCGGCCGACCAGGCGGACAGCGTGGGCGGCTCGACATCAGGTAACGGAAGCGGTCCAGGCGGGCAGGCCGCGAATGGGAATGGCGCGGCCTCGGGCGACGGCAACGGTGCACACGCCGTAAA is a genomic window containing:
- a CDS encoding TlpA family protein disulfide reductase; the encoded protein is MAFLEAGVAAPEVALEDADGNSTSLADQANGGWLLAVFYKVGCGTCKFSAPYFDKIHQAYGGNGGFRVLGVSQDTPEETKAFMDEHGASFQNVYDTTHWASSDFGLTNVPTWFLMDEGGGILDSNTGFCRTDLNDLSKTIAGHLDEEAVVISPGDDGAPEMKPG
- the lipA gene encoding lipoyl synthase — translated: MSETTTSHVPKPPWLKVRLKQGPNFQELKRLVGDNRLHTICESAQCPNIWECWEQRTATFMILGDICTRSCGFCAVKTGRPDKGLDWDEPERVAGAVEKLGLRFAVITSVNRDERTDGGAPIFAETIRAIRRRCPGVGVEVLIPDFKGSDSALQTVLDARPDLLNHNLETVPDLYRTVRPQARYDQSLELLERAKARGAKTKTGIMVGLGETDEAVHALMRDVAAVNCDILTVGQYLQPTKKHLPVRKHYHPDEFARFKQAGEAYGIPHVESGPLVRSSYHAADQADSVGGSTSGNGSGPGGQAANGNGAASGDGNGAHAVNGNDRREGNGRGDAVPGNGLLTIEPAT